The following proteins are encoded in a genomic region of Nitrospirota bacterium:
- a CDS encoding type II toxin-antitoxin system HicB family antitoxin, with product MSQTRLWIELEQEEDGRWIAEVPDRHGVLAYGKNRAEALAAVQALALRVLSDRLEHGETVPCPA from the coding sequence ATGAGTCAGACGCGCTTGTGGATCGAGCTGGAACAGGAAGAAGACGGGCGGTGGATCGCCGAAGTTCCCGACCGGCACGGAGTCCTGGCTTACGGGAAGAACCGGGCAGAAGCTTTGGCGGCAGTCCAGGCCCTGGCCCTCCGCGTCCTGTCGGACCGCCTGGAACACGGCGAAACTGTGCCCTGCCCCGCCTGA
- a CDS encoding VOC family protein, which yields MKPRITVLTLGVDDLERALKFYRDGLGLPTEGIVGTEFEHGAVAFFELQPGLMLALWPRRDIAHDARIPQSAHSPTEFAIGHNVNSKAEVDAVMEQAGKAGANILKPAGETFWGGYAGYFQDPDDHLWEIAWNPRMQIPD from the coding sequence ATGAAACCGCGAATCACGGTGCTCACGCTGGGCGTGGACGACTTGGAGAGGGCGCTCAAGTTCTATCGTGACGGGCTTGGGCTGCCGACGGAAGGCATCGTCGGCACGGAGTTCGAGCATGGCGCCGTCGCCTTTTTCGAGTTGCAGCCGGGACTGATGCTCGCCCTCTGGCCCAGGCGCGACATCGCGCACGACGCACGTATTCCGCAGAGCGCGCACAGCCCAACCGAATTCGCCATCGGCCACAACGTCAACAGCAAGGCCGAGGTGGATGCGGTGATGGAGCAGGCGGGGAAGGCCGGCGCCAATATCCTCAAGCCGGCCGGAGAGACATTCTGGGGCGGCTACGCCGGCTACTTCCAGGACCCGGACGATCACCTGTGGGAGATCGCGTGGAATCCCCGCATGCAGATCCCCGACTAG
- the ahcY gene encoding adenosylhomocysteinase: MDYDVKDIRLADQGRLKIEWAEATMPVLRLIKKRFQKEQPLRGVRIAACLHVTTETANLAKTLKAGGAEVRLCASNPLSTQDDVAASLVQHDGIAVFAIKGEDNKTYYRHIESAIGHKPQVTMDDGADVVSTLHSKRKDLLRHVLGGTEETTTGVIRLRSMAERKVLKFPVISVNDAETKHLFDNRYGTGQSTVDGIVRGTNRLVCGSKFVVAGYGWCGKGVAMRAKGLGADVIVTEVDSVKALEAVMDGFRVLPMEEAAQIGDFFVTVTGNLKVIRGEHFASMKDGAIVANSGHFNVELDIPALEKLSRKRRMVRPGVEEFTLKSGKRVSLLGEGRLVNLALAEGHPSSVMDMSFANQALGAEYIVKHHKQLEKKVYPVPAAIDKEIARLKLVGMGIRIDRLTKEQEKYLASWEMGT; the protein is encoded by the coding sequence GTGGATTACGACGTGAAAGACATCCGGCTGGCGGACCAGGGACGGTTGAAGATCGAGTGGGCGGAGGCCACCATGCCGGTGCTCCGGCTCATCAAGAAGCGGTTCCAGAAGGAGCAGCCGCTCCGCGGCGTCCGGATCGCCGCCTGCCTGCACGTGACGACCGAGACGGCCAACCTGGCCAAGACGCTGAAGGCCGGCGGGGCCGAGGTCCGGCTCTGCGCCTCCAACCCGCTCAGCACCCAAGACGACGTGGCCGCCTCGCTCGTCCAGCACGACGGGATCGCGGTCTTCGCGATCAAGGGCGAGGACAACAAGACCTACTACCGGCACATCGAGTCGGCGATCGGCCACAAGCCGCAGGTCACGATGGACGACGGGGCCGACGTGGTCTCCACCCTCCACAGCAAGCGCAAGGACCTCTTGAGGCACGTGCTCGGCGGGACGGAGGAGACGACCACCGGCGTGATCCGGCTGCGCAGCATGGCCGAGCGGAAGGTGCTCAAGTTCCCGGTTATCTCGGTGAACGACGCGGAGACCAAGCACCTCTTCGACAACCGGTACGGCACGGGCCAGTCCACGGTGGACGGGATCGTCCGGGGCACGAACCGCCTGGTCTGCGGCTCCAAGTTCGTCGTGGCCGGCTACGGCTGGTGTGGGAAGGGCGTGGCGATGCGGGCCAAGGGGCTGGGGGCGGACGTGATCGTGACCGAGGTGGACTCGGTGAAGGCGCTGGAGGCGGTCATGGACGGGTTCCGGGTCCTGCCGATGGAGGAGGCGGCCCAGATCGGCGACTTCTTCGTGACCGTGACCGGGAACCTGAAGGTCATCCGCGGGGAGCATTTCGCCTCGATGAAGGACGGGGCGATCGTGGCCAACTCGGGCCACTTCAACGTGGAGCTGGACATCCCGGCCCTGGAGAAGCTCTCCCGGAAGCGGCGGATGGTGCGGCCGGGGGTGGAGGAGTTCACGCTGAAGAGCGGCAAGCGGGTGTCGCTGCTCGGCGAAGGGCGGCTGGTGAACCTGGCGCTGGCGGAAGGGCATCCGTCCTCGGTGATGGACATGAGCTTCGCGAACCAGGCCTTGGGGGCCGAGTACATCGTGAAGCACCACAAGCAGCTCGAGAAGAAGGTGTATCCGGTGCCGGCGGCGATTGACAAGGAAATCGCGAGATTGAAGCTGGTGGGGATGGGGATACGGATTGACAGGTTGACGAAGGAACAGGAGAAGTACCTGGCCTCCTGGGAGATGGGGACGTAA
- a CDS encoding cytochrome c biogenesis protein ResB: MNGERPVAVEPEAARKSSPSLGWEEISAELAELFASIKLAMFLFIVLAITATIGTVIQQNERPDVYIKEYGEEAYRWFLRLGFTDVYHTWWFTSLLALLCINSLTCFYKRFPAIWRSMRQDKVNVSLPFIKGMKQTVEVPVAGSKERVAEGLVELLAEKGYRVLAKNEADGATLYATKGIMGRVGAHMAHLSATVIVLGGLIGSYWGFQEFGVCLEGQTYHIPKGNFDLRIDKFWIDYHENGSVKSYNSTLTVIENDKPVTTKTITVNDPLVHKGIWFYQSSYGDAWDRVEVARLNIKEKDTDKIVGTVDLEWQKEARLDNLGLKLAVTDFVADFGFNSAEKKVYSKTVEHANPAIRLAITEQAAPKGRSAAATMQASPWIFYHYPDLFEIQGSKYRFELVGYQPKKFTGLQITKDPGVNVVWIGSTMIVVGITLSSFIYHRRLWAKVVPTDAGVTVHLGGNTHKSQIDFQKEFRKLTEKIRTINA; the protein is encoded by the coding sequence ATGAACGGGGAACGTCCGGTGGCGGTCGAGCCGGAGGCGGCGCGCAAGTCCTCGCCGAGCTTGGGGTGGGAGGAGATCTCCGCCGAGCTGGCCGAGCTGTTCGCCTCCATCAAGCTCGCCATGTTCCTCTTCATCGTCCTGGCCATCACGGCGACCATCGGGACCGTGATCCAACAGAATGAGCGCCCCGACGTCTATATCAAGGAGTACGGGGAGGAGGCCTACCGCTGGTTCCTCCGCCTGGGCTTCACCGACGTCTACCACACCTGGTGGTTCACGAGCCTCCTCGCGCTGCTCTGCATCAACTCCCTGACCTGCTTCTACAAACGCTTCCCCGCGATCTGGCGCTCGATGCGGCAGGACAAGGTCAACGTGTCCCTGCCCTTCATCAAGGGGATGAAGCAGACGGTCGAGGTTCCGGTGGCCGGCAGCAAGGAGCGGGTGGCCGAGGGCCTCGTCGAGCTGCTGGCCGAGAAGGGCTACCGGGTGCTGGCCAAGAACGAGGCGGACGGGGCGACCCTCTACGCGACGAAGGGCATCATGGGCCGCGTGGGGGCCCACATGGCCCACCTGAGCGCGACCGTGATCGTGCTGGGCGGGCTGATCGGCAGCTACTGGGGCTTCCAGGAATTCGGCGTCTGCCTGGAGGGCCAGACTTACCACATCCCGAAGGGCAACTTCGACCTGCGCATCGACAAGTTCTGGATCGACTACCACGAGAACGGCTCGGTCAAGTCCTACAACAGCACGCTGACCGTGATCGAGAACGACAAGCCGGTCACGACCAAGACGATCACGGTGAACGACCCGCTCGTGCATAAGGGGATCTGGTTCTACCAGTCCAGCTACGGGGACGCGTGGGACCGGGTCGAGGTGGCCCGCCTGAACATCAAGGAGAAGGACACGGACAAGATCGTCGGGACGGTGGATCTGGAATGGCAGAAGGAAGCCCGGCTCGACAACCTCGGGCTGAAGCTGGCCGTCACCGACTTCGTCGCCGACTTCGGGTTCAATTCCGCGGAGAAGAAGGTCTACTCCAAGACCGTCGAGCACGCCAACCCGGCGATCCGCCTGGCGATCACGGAGCAGGCGGCGCCCAAGGGCCGGTCCGCGGCGGCGACGATGCAGGCGAGCCCCTGGATCTTCTACCACTATCCGGACCTCTTCGAGATCCAGGGCTCCAAGTACCGGTTCGAGCTGGTCGGCTACCAGCCGAAGAAGTTCACGGGGCTGCAGATCACCAAGGACCCGGGCGTGAACGTCGTGTGGATCGGCTCGACGATGATCGTCGTCGGGATCACCCTCTCCTCGTTCATCTACCACCGGCGGCTCTGGGCCAAGGTGGTGCCGACGGACGCGGGCGTGACGGTCCACCTCGGGGGCAACACCCACAAGAGCCAGATCGATTTCCAGAAGGAGTTCCGCAAGCTGACGGAAAAAATCAGGACGATAAACGCGTGA
- the metK gene encoding methionine adenosyltransferase: MSRNNYLFTSESVTEGHPDKIADQISDGILDAIIAKDKHCRVACETILTTGIAFVAGEISTKAYVEIPDIIRDVIKGVGYTDASWGFDYHTCSVLTSIHQQSSDIAMGVDTGGAGDQGLMFGYASNETAELMPMPIVLAHRLTRRLAEVRKKNILPWVRPDGKSQVTVEYRDGKPVRIDTIVVSTQHSPDVPNKKIERDVLEYVIKPVMPKALYDPTSVKHYINPTGRFVTGGPMGDTGLTGRKIIVDTYGGVGSHGGGAFSGKDPSKVDRSASYMARYIAKNIVAAGLADKCEIQLAYAIGVPDPVSILIHAKDTEKVPIELIDKLVRRHFPMTPRGIIEHLKLRRPIYKQTAAYGHFGRNEPGFTWEKTDKAKVLRREAGL, from the coding sequence ATGAGCCGGAACAACTATCTCTTTACGTCCGAATCCGTCACGGAAGGGCACCCGGACAAGATCGCGGACCAGATCTCCGACGGCATTCTGGACGCCATCATCGCCAAGGACAAACACTGCCGGGTGGCCTGCGAGACCATCCTGACCACCGGCATCGCCTTCGTCGCCGGCGAGATCTCCACCAAGGCCTACGTGGAGATTCCCGACATCATCCGCGACGTGATCAAGGGCGTGGGCTACACGGACGCCTCCTGGGGCTTCGACTACCACACCTGCTCGGTCCTCACCTCGATCCACCAGCAGTCCTCCGACATCGCGATGGGCGTGGACACGGGCGGCGCGGGCGACCAGGGCCTCATGTTCGGCTACGCCTCGAACGAGACGGCGGAGCTCATGCCGATGCCGATCGTCCTGGCCCACCGGCTCACCAGGCGGCTGGCCGAGGTCCGGAAGAAGAACATCCTCCCCTGGGTGCGCCCGGACGGCAAGTCGCAGGTGACGGTCGAGTACCGGGACGGGAAGCCCGTCCGCATCGACACGATCGTGGTCTCCACCCAGCACAGCCCGGACGTGCCCAACAAGAAGATCGAGCGGGACGTCCTGGAATACGTGATCAAGCCGGTCATGCCCAAGGCCCTCTACGACCCGACGAGCGTCAAGCACTACATCAACCCGACCGGCCGGTTCGTGACCGGCGGCCCGATGGGCGACACGGGCCTCACCGGCCGCAAGATCATCGTGGACACCTACGGCGGCGTGGGCAGCCACGGCGGCGGGGCCTTCTCGGGGAAGGACCCGAGCAAGGTGGACCGGTCGGCCTCCTACATGGCCCGGTACATCGCCAAGAACATCGTGGCCGCGGGCCTGGCGGACAAGTGCGAGATCCAGCTCGCCTACGCGATCGGCGTGCCCGATCCCGTGTCCATCCTGATCCACGCGAAGGACACGGAGAAGGTGCCCATCGAGCTGATCGACAAGCTCGTGCGCAGGCACTTCCCGATGACCCCGCGCGGGATCATCGAGCACCTGAAGCTCCGGCGCCCGATCTACAAGCAGACGGCCGCCTACGGGCACTTCGGCCGGAACGAGCCGGGGTTCACCTGGGAGAAGACCGACAAGGCCAAGGTGCTGCGCCGGGAAGCCGGCCTGTAA
- the ccsB gene encoding c-type cytochrome biogenesis protein CcsB, translating into MLRSLFLFDMTFWLYLAALVLYVSYLVARRPAMQLAPAGHPSGMAEGDSGWAAQIGQVATIVTVFGWVVNTLALFTRAWERMEHSGTFAPWSNQFEAMAYVAWAIILGYVLLELRYRIKAIGAFVVGIGFIAMGAASLLPYRYQTAEPLVPALNSYWIYIHVSVTLTSYAAFAMAGGLGLMYLLKERAERRGKRTGIVASFPDLETIDELGYKAIMVGFPLLAFGIILGAMWANYAWGGYWSWDPKETWSLIVWLIYGAYIHARMTHGWEGRRAAIYAVFGFLMVVFCFWGVNFLLSGLHAYA; encoded by the coding sequence ATGTTGCGTTCCCTCTTTTTGTTCGACATGACCTTCTGGCTGTACCTGGCGGCCCTGGTCCTCTACGTGAGCTACCTGGTGGCCCGGCGGCCGGCGATGCAACTGGCGCCGGCCGGCCATCCGAGCGGGATGGCGGAGGGGGACAGCGGCTGGGCTGCGCAGATCGGGCAGGTGGCGACGATCGTGACCGTCTTCGGCTGGGTGGTCAACACGCTGGCGCTGTTCACGCGCGCCTGGGAGCGCATGGAGCACTCGGGCACGTTCGCCCCCTGGTCCAACCAGTTCGAAGCCATGGCCTACGTCGCCTGGGCCATCATCCTGGGCTACGTGCTGCTGGAGCTCCGCTACCGCATCAAGGCCATCGGGGCCTTCGTCGTCGGGATCGGGTTCATCGCGATGGGGGCCGCCTCGCTGCTCCCGTACCGGTACCAGACGGCGGAGCCGCTGGTGCCGGCCTTGAACAGCTACTGGATCTACATCCACGTGTCGGTGACGCTCACGAGCTACGCGGCCTTCGCGATGGCCGGCGGGCTGGGGCTCATGTACCTCCTCAAGGAGCGGGCCGAGCGCCGGGGCAAGCGGACCGGCATCGTCGCGTCCTTCCCGGACCTGGAGACGATTGACGAGCTGGGCTACAAGGCGATCATGGTGGGCTTCCCGCTGCTGGCTTTCGGCATCATCCTGGGCGCGATGTGGGCCAACTACGCCTGGGGCGGCTACTGGAGCTGGGACCCGAAGGAGACCTGGTCCCTGATCGTCTGGCTGATCTACGGGGCCTACATCCACGCGCGGATGACCCACGGCTGGGAGGGCCGGCGCGCGGCCATCTACGCCGTGTTCGGCTTCCTGATGGTCGTCTTCTGCTTCTGGGGCGTGAATTTCCTCTTGTCCGGCTTGCACGCCTACGCGTAG